Proteins from a genomic interval of Pseudodesulfovibrio nedwellii:
- a CDS encoding TRAP transporter small permease: MTIIKKFFANFEESACMALMATMVFALTLQVFMRFVLSSSLAWTEELSRYSFIWSVYMGGVLAVKHSQHVRITAQFLVFPPKIRVGMTIFTDLLWIAANFFIAYQSGLALQSAFEFPEVSPTLGIVKGYVEAMLPACFLLMNLRLIMKYWELIKNHDLMSLAKIGGGEA; encoded by the coding sequence ATGACTATTATAAAAAAATTCTTTGCAAACTTTGAAGAAAGTGCCTGTATGGCCTTGATGGCGACTATGGTGTTCGCCCTCACACTCCAGGTGTTCATGCGCTTTGTTCTGAGTTCCTCTCTGGCTTGGACTGAAGAGTTGTCCCGATACAGCTTCATATGGTCCGTCTACATGGGGGGCGTCCTGGCCGTGAAACATAGCCAGCATGTGCGTATTACGGCCCAGTTTCTGGTTTTTCCTCCAAAGATCAGAGTCGGTATGACCATCTTCACAGACCTACTCTGGATCGCGGCAAACTTTTTTATCGCTTATCAGTCGGGCTTGGCCCTGCAAAGCGCGTTTGAATTTCCCGAAGTTTCCCCAACATTAGGTATCGTCAAAGGGTATGTTGAAGCCATGCTGCCAGCATGCTTCCTGCTGATGAACCTAAGGTTGATCATGAAATATTGGGAGCTGATCAAAAATCATGATCTGATGAGCCTCGCAAAAATTGGTGGAGGGGAAGCGTAA
- a CDS encoding TRAP transporter large permease, with protein sequence MSTLAITIVSLIICFFIGMPIFMSLIISAVIAITTCGYLPMSIIHNSLFDGVNLFPLLAIPCFVIAGTLMEYGNITKQIIDVVKQLVGRLPGGLGITTILACTFFAAISGSGPGTVAAIGTLMIPSMVRNGYTPSYAAASASSGGTIGILLPPSNPMIIFAILANVSVTAMFTAGILPGLMVAVCMTSMAMLKAKLEGVKPDVEQPPFNLKVFLKSLSKGGFALATPFIILGSIYTGMATPVEASVIAIVWALFVGIVINKALRWKHIKLSLLEGAMLCGTVLFIVGASTLFGKILTYEQAPLRLANMVFGVSKDPEIVLLMIVGILYFLGMFMETLSTMIILAPVLLPMVVGLGIDPIHFGVIMVITNEVAMLTPPLGVNLFVASRIANLSVEKISLAVLPYLFVLTMCILIVIYCPFLSTWLPSVLGAGQ encoded by the coding sequence ATGTCTACTCTTGCTATTACCATCGTATCCCTGATCATCTGTTTTTTCATTGGCATGCCCATTTTCATGTCCCTGATTATTTCAGCGGTCATCGCCATCACGACGTGTGGCTACCTTCCGATGTCCATCATTCACAACTCACTGTTCGATGGTGTGAACCTGTTCCCGCTCCTTGCAATTCCTTGTTTCGTCATTGCTGGAACTCTGATGGAATACGGTAACATTACTAAACAGATCATTGATGTAGTGAAGCAGCTCGTCGGCCGTTTGCCTGGCGGACTCGGCATCACCACGATTCTGGCGTGTACCTTCTTCGCCGCTATCTCCGGCTCAGGTCCGGGAACTGTTGCTGCAATCGGTACCCTGATGATCCCATCCATGGTGCGTAACGGGTACACTCCGTCTTACGCTGCGGCATCAGCTTCGTCCGGTGGTACCATCGGCATCCTACTGCCGCCAAGTAACCCCATGATCATCTTTGCCATCCTGGCCAACGTATCTGTTACTGCCATGTTCACAGCAGGCATTCTGCCCGGCCTGATGGTCGCAGTGTGTATGACTTCCATGGCTATGCTCAAGGCAAAGTTGGAAGGTGTTAAACCCGACGTTGAACAGCCGCCATTTAACCTGAAAGTATTTTTGAAAAGCCTTTCCAAAGGCGGCTTCGCCCTTGCGACGCCTTTCATTATTCTGGGCTCCATTTACACTGGTATGGCAACGCCTGTTGAGGCTTCCGTCATCGCCATTGTCTGGGCTCTGTTTGTCGGTATCGTAATCAATAAGGCCCTGAGGTGGAAACACATCAAGTTGTCCCTACTGGAAGGAGCTATGCTCTGCGGTACGGTCCTCTTTATTGTCGGTGCATCCACGCTTTTCGGCAAGATACTGACCTATGAACAGGCTCCGCTGCGTTTGGCAAATATGGTTTTCGGCGTGTCAAAAGATCCTGAGATCGTCCTTTTGATGATTGTTGGTATTCTTTACTTCCTGGGCATGTTCATGGAGACCCTCTCCACAATGATCATCCTGGCCCCGGTGCTCCTGCCTATGGTTGTCGGTCTTGGTATCGACCCAATTCACTTCGGTGTTATCATGGTTATCACCAACGAAGTTGCTATGTTGACCCCTCCTTTGGGCGTCAACCTCTTCGTGGCTTCCCGTATTGCAAACCTGTCTGTGGAAAAAATATCCCTCGCAGTTTTGCCATACCTATTCGTCCTTACAATGTGCATTCTCATTGTAATCTACTGCCCATTCCTCAGCACGTGGCTTCCCTCTGTGCTCGGCGCGGGACAGTAG
- a CDS encoding aldo/keto reductase translates to MKYLTLHTDSKMPALGLGTWQAAKGEVGQAVSKALSIGYRHIDCAHVYGNETEIGEALTSTRVPRQELWVTSKLWNNSQRPQDVRAALVNSLKRLCLDYLDLYLIHWPVQISHMVMSPQSATDLIPWTTEHALETWGALEECVKEGLVRHIGTSNFSTKKIQILLDNGTIRPAVSQVEMHPYLQQNRMRKFCADNGIIVTGFAPLGSKHRPAHQIKEGEPSLLDHPDIIAIAEKYETTLATILLGWAMTRNTSVIPKSTNPMRLQQNLAAADIVLDEKDMTVIKGLDAGYRFLDGSHWMMEGSSYTSKNLWDGE, encoded by the coding sequence ATGAAATATCTGACACTGCACACTGACAGCAAAATGCCTGCCCTCGGCCTCGGAACATGGCAGGCAGCAAAAGGAGAGGTCGGTCAAGCCGTCTCCAAGGCCCTCAGCATAGGCTATCGCCATATTGACTGCGCCCATGTTTACGGCAATGAAACGGAAATCGGAGAAGCCCTGACATCTACGCGCGTTCCCCGGCAAGAACTGTGGGTTACGTCCAAACTTTGGAATAATTCCCAGCGGCCTCAAGATGTACGGGCGGCTTTGGTCAATTCTCTCAAGAGGCTTTGCCTAGACTATCTCGATCTTTATCTCATTCATTGGCCAGTACAAATTTCACATATGGTTATGTCCCCACAGTCCGCCACCGACCTTATTCCATGGACGACGGAACACGCTCTTGAAACGTGGGGCGCACTTGAAGAATGCGTAAAGGAAGGACTGGTGCGTCACATCGGGACATCCAATTTCAGCACCAAGAAAATTCAGATTCTACTCGACAATGGCACAATTCGGCCGGCGGTAAGCCAAGTGGAAATGCACCCTTATCTTCAACAGAACAGGATGCGTAAATTCTGTGCTGATAACGGTATTATTGTGACTGGCTTTGCTCCTCTTGGCTCCAAACATCGCCCCGCGCACCAAATCAAAGAAGGCGAACCAAGTCTTCTTGATCATCCAGACATCATTGCCATTGCGGAAAAGTATGAAACAACACTCGCCACAATCCTGCTTGGTTGGGCCATGACACGCAACACTTCTGTCATTCCCAAATCCACCAATCCCATGCGGTTGCAGCAGAATCTAGCCGCCGCCGACATTGTGCTCGACGAAAAAGACATGACGGTGATCAAAGGGCTTGATGCCGGCTACCGTTTTCTCGACGGCTCTCACTGGATGATGGAAGGCTCGTCGTATACGTCGAAAAATTTGTGGGACGGCGAATAA
- a CDS encoding methyl-accepting chemotaxis protein: protein MKELDTASLAVGKAVKEKTNTYFSELELISNLYNGGTASDEQEQLAYRVNLLGQLAKQAGVKDTYYCLSDGSTFSIGAKGKVPNFNAKKVGREWFRRVFNGEKRIVTTPYVSSIGQTVMAVAVPITVSGRTEGVLCLNLPLTTITEITQNTLNFKNIFLSRPDGYIMASADKEQIGKSLWEEVPSLANFKDSNSTDRIRFVMNGVDYEGSVYVIDSLGWKVWTYEKIEIIQTDSIDNLIFNIITAIIALILSALILTFLVKTVIFKPLETVDKGLSRIEQGDLTYVEEGKIQNDEIGKLMQSLKNMGQQLLSVVSEVRSTILSVSGGAEELSSTAQVLAQGATEQAASIEEVSASMEEMVSNISQNAKNSRETERISRQSAIEAEKGGKAVAKTVEAMREIADKISVIEEIARQTNLLALNAAIEAARAGEHGKGFAVVAAEVRKLAERSGMAAAEISDLSASSVAVAEEAGEMLSKMVPDIKHTSELIQEIAAASDEQNAGAETVNRAIHQLDQVIQQAAAASEEMSSTSEQLSSQAAHLSETVAFFNIRHENGGIRSQTTTLLRRNNSPAQLPTGRQAIDRDVYERF from the coding sequence ATGAAGGAACTGGACACTGCTTCCCTGGCAGTCGGTAAGGCTGTCAAAGAAAAGACAAACACTTACTTCAGTGAACTGGAACTAATATCCAATCTCTATAACGGCGGAACCGCTTCAGATGAACAGGAACAGCTTGCCTACCGAGTGAATCTGCTTGGTCAACTCGCAAAACAGGCTGGCGTCAAGGATACATATTACTGCCTTAGTGATGGAAGCACTTTTTCAATTGGTGCCAAAGGCAAGGTCCCAAATTTTAACGCCAAGAAAGTGGGTCGAGAGTGGTTTAGACGTGTTTTCAACGGTGAAAAACGTATTGTCACCACGCCGTATGTTTCTTCCATCGGACAGACCGTTATGGCCGTGGCCGTCCCCATCACTGTTTCCGGGCGGACTGAAGGCGTTCTCTGCCTCAATCTGCCATTAACAACAATTACTGAAATAACGCAGAACACGCTTAACTTTAAGAACATATTTCTTTCACGCCCGGATGGATACATCATGGCAAGCGCGGACAAAGAACAGATCGGCAAAAGTCTTTGGGAAGAGGTTCCATCTCTCGCGAATTTTAAAGACTCCAACTCAACCGACAGAATCCGTTTTGTAATGAACGGTGTGGACTATGAGGGCAGTGTCTATGTTATTGACTCTCTCGGCTGGAAGGTCTGGACATATGAAAAAATAGAAATAATACAGACTGATTCCATCGACAATCTGATTTTTAACATTATCACGGCGATCATCGCCTTAATCTTGTCTGCCTTGATTCTCACATTTCTTGTGAAGACCGTTATTTTTAAACCGCTTGAGACGGTCGACAAAGGACTTAGCCGGATTGAACAAGGTGATTTAACCTATGTTGAAGAGGGAAAAATCCAGAACGACGAAATCGGAAAGTTGATGCAGTCCCTTAAGAACATGGGACAACAGCTTTTGTCAGTTGTCAGCGAAGTCCGTTCTACAATTTTATCGGTCAGTGGAGGAGCGGAAGAACTGTCTTCTACAGCACAAGTTTTGGCGCAGGGAGCAACGGAACAGGCTGCCAGTATCGAAGAAGTCTCAGCGTCCATGGAAGAAATGGTTTCAAACATCAGTCAAAATGCCAAAAATTCACGTGAAACCGAACGCATATCCCGTCAGTCTGCCATAGAGGCGGAAAAAGGCGGCAAGGCTGTTGCAAAAACTGTCGAAGCCATGCGGGAAATCGCAGACAAAATATCCGTTATTGAGGAAATCGCTCGTCAAACCAATCTTCTCGCTTTGAATGCCGCCATCGAGGCTGCCCGCGCCGGCGAACATGGCAAAGGGTTTGCCGTGGTTGCAGCCGAAGTGCGAAAATTGGCTGAACGTTCCGGCATGGCCGCTGCCGAGATCAGCGATTTGTCGGCATCCAGTGTCGCCGTGGCTGAAGAAGCTGGTGAAATGCTGAGCAAAATGGTCCCTGACATTAAGCATACTTCCGAATTGATTCAGGAGATCGCAGCGGCAAGTGATGAACAGAATGCTGGAGCCGAGACAGTAAACAGAGCTATTCATCAGCTTGATCAGGTTATCCAGCAGGCTGCAGCGGCCTCGGAGGAAATGTCGTCGACTTCGGAACAATTGAGTTCACAAGCTGCGCATCTCAGCGAAACAGTGGCCTTCTTCAATATCCGCCACGAAAATGGCGGTATTCGTTCGCAAACGACGACTCTTCTCAGAAGAAACAATTCGCCTGCCCAACTCCCTACGGGACGACAGGCCATTGATCGCGATGTATATGAACGATTTTAA
- a CDS encoding class I SAM-dependent methyltransferase yields MSTSQSFSYRACPICGNRISTVFATQKIDENKLNKYSYSSRKSPEFMRLKMVKCDCCDCVYAPSPPERSFLEQAYNEAGYDSTMEAYCAAESYAVELKPFVEELPHKKMAVDVGAGNGALLPHLKSMGFKHVVGVEPSKEAIKTAPEEIRDNLVEGMFSPEMLPEQPLSLFCSFATLEHVTSPLTILEEAYDLLQPGGMVAVTTHNYQGALNRILGLRSPIIDIEHLQIFCPKTMAYAMNRCGFTNISIQPIVNRYPIRYWLRLLPLPRSIKDMILSVLKAVRCENVQLSFPVGNMLTVAHKI; encoded by the coding sequence ATGAGCACATCACAATCCTTCTCCTATCGGGCATGTCCAATCTGTGGAAACAGAATTAGCACCGTGTTTGCCACACAGAAAATTGATGAAAATAAACTTAACAAATACAGTTACTCTTCTCGTAAGTCACCAGAATTTATGCGGCTCAAGATGGTTAAATGCGATTGTTGTGATTGTGTTTACGCTCCTAGCCCACCAGAAAGAAGTTTTTTGGAACAAGCGTACAATGAAGCGGGTTACGATAGCACCATGGAGGCTTACTGCGCCGCCGAAAGTTATGCCGTAGAATTAAAACCTTTTGTTGAAGAACTGCCACACAAAAAAATGGCCGTTGATGTCGGAGCAGGAAACGGCGCTTTGTTGCCACATCTGAAATCAATGGGCTTTAAACACGTTGTGGGAGTTGAACCTTCTAAGGAAGCTATCAAAACCGCGCCGGAGGAAATACGCGACAATTTGGTCGAGGGTATGTTCTCGCCTGAAATGCTCCCGGAGCAACCGCTCTCCCTGTTTTGCTCGTTTGCCACGCTGGAGCATGTAACATCACCTCTGACAATATTGGAAGAGGCTTATGACCTGTTACAGCCAGGTGGAATGGTTGCTGTTACCACACATAATTATCAGGGAGCCCTCAATAGGATACTCGGCCTGAGATCGCCTATCATCGACATCGAGCATCTTCAAATATTCTGCCCGAAAACTATGGCCTACGCCATGAATCGATGCGGCTTTACCAACATTAGTATTCAGCCGATAGTCAATCGATACCCAATTCGGTATTGGCTTCGTCTGCTTCCCCTGCCGCGGTCAATTAAAGACATGATACTCTCAGTGCTCAAAGCCGTCAGATGTGAAAATGTACAACTTTCTTTTCCCGTTGGGAACATGTTGACGGTAGCTCACAAAATCTAA
- a CDS encoding NAD-dependent epimerase/dehydratase family protein, whose product MTSPQQKSPFSFWDKTDIAAAKGLKGPIIIVGVSGFIGTNLFYQLSALRDDVYGCSRLPQGSWRLQKASRDKLLSLDIMNRNSVEQLVHRLKPRTVFNLSAYGAYARQQDYEKIHNTNYLGVLHLLSVLADAGCDAFVHSGSSSEYGENCSAPLEDAPLVPNSHYSVSKAGASYLIDFYGRTCGVPCCNLRLYSIFGPWEERDRLIPAVVSKGLKGQLPPFVNPDISRDFVYVDDCTRAMVLAASTACIETPGASFNIASGIKTTIRDVAETSKRLFDIEEECHFGEHKNRKWDLPDWYGAPGKAQEVMGWTSRVSFEDGLAETARWERASMDLLDFATPYQKAKKISAIIACYKDNQAIPIMHKRLSKMFLELGVDYEIIFVNDCSPANDKDVITDISARDTHVIGISHSRNFGSQSAFLSGMGIASGDAVVLLDGDLQDPPEMIAQFYHKWLEGYDVVYGERVKREAPPYMQLAYKSFYRIFKSLADISIPVDAGDFSLIDKKVVKEILRMGEKDLFLRGIRAWVGFKQTGIPYVRPERMFGETTNSFFKNIWWAKKAIFSFSQKPLHYIQAMGVGMFCVSIFLGIYYFINYMVNPPESKGFMTVIMLVLILGSVQLVSLSVLGDYIGKILEESKQRPHYIRESIIYAGDLYAEEDSMTKIIDVLKQQ is encoded by the coding sequence ATGACTTCACCACAACAAAAATCCCCCTTTTCGTTCTGGGACAAGACAGACATTGCCGCCGCAAAAGGACTGAAAGGCCCGATTATTATCGTCGGGGTTTCCGGTTTCATTGGCACAAATCTGTTTTATCAGCTTTCCGCTTTGCGTGATGATGTTTACGGATGCTCTCGACTGCCACAGGGAAGTTGGCGTTTACAAAAAGCATCACGGGATAAATTACTCTCTCTTGACATCATGAACAGAAACTCCGTGGAGCAATTAGTCCACAGACTCAAGCCTCGCACGGTTTTCAACCTGTCGGCTTACGGCGCATACGCCCGTCAACAGGATTATGAAAAGATTCATAACACCAACTATCTCGGGGTGCTTCACTTACTGTCAGTCCTTGCGGATGCTGGATGTGATGCCTTTGTTCATTCCGGTAGTTCCTCTGAATATGGAGAAAACTGCTCAGCCCCTCTGGAAGACGCACCATTGGTTCCCAACAGTCATTATTCGGTGTCCAAGGCCGGCGCGAGTTATCTTATTGATTTTTATGGACGTACATGTGGTGTTCCATGTTGTAACCTTCGATTATATTCCATATTCGGACCATGGGAAGAAAGGGATCGACTGATTCCTGCAGTGGTTTCAAAAGGGCTGAAAGGGCAACTGCCTCCTTTCGTCAATCCAGATATCTCACGGGATTTCGTTTACGTCGATGACTGCACTCGCGCTATGGTCTTGGCCGCATCCACTGCGTGTATAGAGACCCCTGGAGCGTCTTTCAATATTGCCTCGGGAATCAAAACGACTATTAGAGATGTCGCAGAAACTTCAAAACGTCTTTTTGACATTGAGGAAGAATGCCATTTTGGTGAACACAAAAATCGAAAGTGGGACCTTCCCGACTGGTATGGCGCTCCTGGGAAAGCTCAGGAGGTTATGGGGTGGACTTCCCGTGTGTCCTTTGAAGATGGACTAGCAGAAACCGCCCGTTGGGAAAGAGCCTCTATGGATTTGTTGGATTTCGCAACCCCATATCAAAAGGCCAAAAAGATATCCGCAATTATCGCCTGCTACAAAGATAATCAGGCGATTCCGATTATGCACAAGCGGCTGTCGAAAATGTTCCTTGAACTGGGGGTTGATTATGAAATTATATTCGTCAACGATTGCAGTCCCGCAAATGATAAGGACGTGATTACAGATATCTCCGCACGGGATACGCATGTCATCGGGATCAGTCACTCTCGGAATTTTGGCTCGCAATCCGCTTTTCTCAGTGGAATGGGGATCGCATCAGGGGATGCCGTGGTTTTGCTTGACGGCGACCTGCAAGACCCTCCTGAGATGATTGCTCAATTCTATCATAAATGGCTTGAAGGGTATGACGTGGTATATGGAGAGCGGGTTAAACGAGAAGCTCCACCATACATGCAGTTGGCGTACAAATCGTTTTATCGTATTTTTAAGAGCTTGGCCGACATTTCCATTCCCGTGGATGCGGGTGATTTTTCCCTCATCGATAAAAAGGTCGTCAAAGAAATTCTTCGTATGGGTGAAAAGGATCTGTTTCTGCGCGGCATAAGAGCATGGGTTGGATTCAAACAAACTGGTATCCCGTATGTTCGTCCCGAACGGATGTTTGGCGAAACAACAAACAGCTTTTTCAAGAATATCTGGTGGGCCAAAAAAGCAATTTTCTCGTTCAGCCAAAAACCGTTGCATTACATCCAGGCTATGGGAGTCGGTATGTTTTGCGTCTCAATCTTCTTGGGCATATACTATTTTATTAACTATATGGTGAACCCACCAGAATCCAAAGGGTTCATGACGGTCATCATGCTGGTATTGATACTTGGATCAGTCCAGCTCGTTTCCTTGAGTGTCTTGGGCGATTACATCGGGAAGATACTCGAAGAATCCAAACAGCGCCCTCATTATATCAGAGAAAGTATTATATATGCAGGTGATTTGTATGCCGAAGAAGACAGTATGACCAAAATTATTGATGTGCTTAAGCAACAATAG
- a CDS encoding transketolase family protein, producing MSMRNDFIDALVEQAALDERIVLLTADLGYTVLEKFSDKFPDRYFNVGAAEQNMLGIAAGMTASGLIPFVYSMTTFVTMRSFEFIRNGAALHQLPVRIIGVGGGFDYGHAGPTHHGLEDIALMRALQGVSIYCPLSNNHAQKLLANTWKTDGPIYYRISKDQIDLPNENEISVIPGELHCVRKGENVAIIGLGRCCNEAIEAADALREQGINAAVYGAYSLSPSPEKALVEALNGIKTCVVLEDHSINGGLGSLVAEGIAENRLGCKLIRAGSTGTPKKVCADYAMLKDINKMTTKDIVKKTLSACNN from the coding sequence ATGTCGATGAGAAATGATTTCATAGACGCTTTGGTGGAACAGGCGGCGCTTGATGAACGGATTGTTTTGCTGACCGCTGATTTGGGATATACCGTTCTTGAAAAGTTTTCCGATAAGTTCCCTGATAGATATTTTAATGTAGGTGCTGCCGAACAAAACATGCTCGGCATAGCGGCAGGGATGACAGCCTCCGGTCTTATTCCATTTGTTTATTCCATGACGACTTTTGTGACCATGCGCTCATTTGAATTTATTCGAAACGGCGCGGCTCTGCATCAACTGCCTGTCCGGATTATAGGTGTTGGCGGTGGATTCGATTATGGTCACGCTGGTCCGACGCATCATGGGTTGGAAGATATAGCCCTCATGCGCGCATTGCAGGGAGTATCCATATATTGTCCCCTTAGTAATAACCACGCACAAAAGCTCCTTGCCAACACATGGAAAACAGACGGCCCGATTTACTACCGAATCAGCAAGGATCAAATCGATCTCCCTAATGAAAACGAAATTTCGGTGATTCCTGGTGAATTGCATTGTGTCCGAAAAGGTGAAAACGTTGCCATTATCGGCTTGGGGCGTTGTTGCAATGAGGCCATTGAAGCGGCTGACGCTCTTCGTGAACAGGGGATAAACGCTGCGGTGTATGGTGCATACAGTTTAAGCCCTTCCCCCGAGAAAGCCTTGGTTGAAGCACTCAACGGCATCAAAACATGTGTCGTGCTTGAGGACCATTCTATCAATGGGGGCCTTGGTTCACTTGTGGCAGAAGGCATTGCTGAGAATAGACTTGGATGCAAATTGATACGGGCAGGCAGCACGGGTACTCCCAAAAAGGTCTGTGCTGACTATGCCATGTTGAAAGATATCAATAAAATGACCACAAAAGACATTGTCAAGAAAACCTTGTCTGCTTGCAACAATTAG
- a CDS encoding transketolase codes for MTAQLAQSIRLLVLEHAKKAGVGHIGSALSIVDMLASLFDTRNFKTETGADRLVLSKGHAALALYATLHTQGLLTKEDLNGYCVNGSCLGVHPSHAINEIPFSTGSLGQGLSFAVGMALGDRVVNNPRRTYALLSDAECNEGSTWEALLAAGHHSLGNLCALIDYNKQQAFGFTDDILTLEPFADKLCAFNWNVIEVDGHDVVTICQAIKDAGTSEKPTVIVCHTECGKGVSYMEKQVKWHYWSMDDEKYEIAINEVSTCR; via the coding sequence ATGACAGCTCAACTAGCTCAAAGTATACGACTACTCGTTTTGGAACACGCCAAAAAAGCTGGCGTGGGACACATTGGGTCAGCCCTTTCCATCGTCGATATGCTGGCATCACTTTTTGATACCCGTAATTTCAAAACCGAAACAGGTGCTGATCGTCTGGTTCTTTCCAAGGGGCACGCAGCCCTAGCCCTGTATGCGACACTTCACACCCAAGGCCTCCTCACCAAAGAGGACTTGAACGGTTACTGCGTCAACGGAAGTTGCCTTGGTGTCCATCCGAGTCACGCGATAAACGAGATACCATTCTCTACCGGCTCCTTGGGGCAGGGTTTGTCTTTTGCCGTTGGCATGGCTTTGGGAGACAGGGTCGTTAATAACCCTCGGCGTACATACGCACTACTCAGTGACGCTGAATGCAACGAAGGATCAACATGGGAAGCCCTGCTTGCCGCCGGTCATCATTCGTTAGGCAACCTCTGTGCGCTCATCGATTACAATAAACAACAGGCATTTGGTTTTACAGATGACATTTTAACCCTTGAGCCTTTTGCCGACAAATTGTGCGCTTTCAATTGGAACGTCATTGAAGTTGACGGCCATGATGTTGTCACCATTTGTCAAGCCATCAAGGATGCAGGAACTTCTGAAAAGCCTACTGTCATCGTGTGTCACACCGAATGCGGGAAGGGCGTTTCCTACATGGAAAAACAAGTCAAATGGCATTATTGGTCCATGGATGATGAAAAATATGAAATTGCCATAAATGAGGTGTCCACATGTCGATGA
- a CDS encoding class I SAM-dependent methyltransferase — translation MAESFKTPPNTPGNSFWGRLRFRLRPLFDLQMASLMKTLTPWLANRAGSVLEVGCGGAPYRQYLPDGCKYQGLDWSGASKAFGYEVEEVTYYDGNKFPFPPNYFESLFHTEVLEHIQDPHEFLRQCHKVLVDGGNLFFSVPFQARYHYIPYDYWRFTPTSLRLLLEEAGFENIEIKERGDDITVAGYKVVSVFYRLLLGSWPEKFCGCLLAPIAGLCLVIGQIGFRKPIGSRDDCLGYSVTAVKKG, via the coding sequence ATGGCCGAGTCATTTAAAACTCCTCCCAACACACCGGGAAATTCTTTTTGGGGCAGATTGCGTTTTAGACTTCGGCCCCTCTTTGACCTGCAAATGGCTTCATTGATGAAAACCTTGACTCCGTGGCTTGCCAACCGAGCGGGAAGCGTTTTGGAAGTCGGTTGCGGGGGTGCGCCATATCGCCAGTATCTCCCTGACGGATGCAAGTATCAGGGACTCGATTGGAGCGGTGCGTCCAAAGCCTTTGGATATGAAGTCGAAGAAGTCACATATTATGACGGTAATAAGTTTCCTTTCCCTCCCAATTATTTTGAAAGCCTTTTTCATACCGAAGTATTGGAACACATTCAAGATCCACATGAATTCTTACGACAGTGCCATAAAGTTCTGGTCGATGGAGGGAACCTCTTTTTTTCTGTCCCTTTTCAAGCCAGGTATCACTACATCCCTTATGATTACTGGCGCTTTACGCCAACAAGCCTCCGGCTTCTTTTAGAAGAAGCCGGCTTTGAAAATATAGAAATCAAAGAACGCGGCGATGATATAACCGTTGCCGGATATAAAGTCGTATCCGTTTTTTACCGTCTTTTGCTTGGATCATGGCCCGAAAAATTTTGTGGGTGCCTGTTAGCTCCTATCGCAGGGCTTTGCTTGGTAATTGGCCAAATCGGCTTTCGTAAACCGATTGGTTCTCGGGATGACTGCTTGGGCTATAGTGTCACAGCTGTCAAAAAAGGCTAA
- a CDS encoding DDE-type integrase/transposase/recombinase — MYLAAVIDWHSRYVLAWELSNSMDCWFCVSALDCGTPEIFNTDQGSQFISNDFTNVLLAKDVAINMGGRGRALDNVFIEKLWWTLKYEEIYPKAHADGSELYTNLDRYFLGITMRSVDIRRWTRRRQPKYSLLVRCYINTACSYRSASPSALWAALSGTGYAPRQLHKRTEQRECGFHLKFGTPWSKNRVRRSSTTSHLCLSKHLHLYNGLLGHGKINVHL; from the coding sequence ATGTACTTGGCCGCGGTAATTGACTGGCACAGCCGCTATGTGTTGGCTTGGGAATTATCCAATTCAATGGACTGCTGGTTTTGTGTCTCGGCTTTGGATTGTGGGACGCCTGAGATCTTCAATACTGATCAAGGATCGCAATTTATCAGCAATGATTTCACAAATGTTTTGCTCGCCAAAGACGTTGCAATTAATATGGGTGGTCGCGGCCGTGCCTTGGACAACGTGTTCATCGAAAAGCTGTGGTGGACATTGAAATATGAGGAGATTTATCCGAAGGCACATGCCGATGGTTCAGAGCTATACACGAACCTTGACCGGTACTTTTTAGGTATTACAATGAGGAGCGTGGACATTCGTCGCTGGACAAGAAGACGCCAGCCGAAGTATTCTTTGCTAGTCAGATGCTACATTAACACAGCTTGCAGCTATCGCTCCGCTTCGCCCTCAGCCCTATGGGCTGCCCTTTCAGGGACGGGCTACGCTCCACGACAGCTGCACAAAAGGACGGAACAACGGGAATGTGGGTTCCACTTAAAATTTGGTACTCCGTGGTCTAAAAATAGGGTAAGGCGTAGTTCAACCACCTCTCACCTCTGCCTATCCAAACATCTACATCTTTACAATGGACTTTTGGGACATGGAAAGATAAATGTACATTTATAA